In a single window of the Sorangium aterium genome:
- a CDS encoding zinc-dependent alcohol dehydrogenase, with translation MLALTYHGPRNVRVEENPEPRVQHPNDVVLRVSRATICGSDLHLYHGYVPDTRVGTIFGHEFTGVVEELGASVQTLKRGDRVVVPFNIACGTCFFCQRERTSACENTNPLTTLASGIFGYSHTTGGYQGGQAERVRVPFADVGPMKIPDDLSDEDALFLSDILPTGYQAAEMGDIGPADTVAVFGCGPVGLVAQRCAWLLGARRVIAVDSVGYRLDFARRHNKAETLDFSKTPDVVSTLRDMTDGRGPDVCVEAVGLEANGSALHDVLGKALKLEAGSPVALNWAIQSVRRGGRVSIIGVYGPPWNLVDVGAAMNKGLTIKAGQCDVKRYMPRLLEHIRNGNIDPRALITHRAPLDAAAEMYRVFAARTDGILKCVLVPRGAK, from the coding sequence ATGCTGGCGCTCACATACCATGGGCCGAGGAACGTCCGCGTCGAGGAAAACCCGGAGCCCCGGGTTCAACATCCGAACGACGTGGTCCTGCGCGTGAGTCGCGCCACGATCTGCGGCTCTGATCTGCACCTCTATCATGGCTACGTGCCTGACACGCGCGTGGGGACCATCTTCGGCCATGAGTTCACCGGCGTCGTGGAGGAGCTCGGGGCCTCGGTGCAGACCCTGAAGCGCGGCGACCGCGTCGTCGTGCCCTTCAACATCGCCTGCGGGACGTGCTTCTTCTGCCAGCGAGAGCGCACCTCCGCCTGCGAGAACACGAACCCGCTCACCACGCTCGCCAGCGGGATCTTCGGCTATTCGCACACCACCGGCGGCTACCAGGGCGGCCAGGCCGAGCGCGTCCGCGTCCCCTTCGCCGACGTCGGCCCCATGAAGATCCCCGACGACCTCTCGGACGAGGACGCTCTCTTTCTCTCGGATATCCTCCCCACGGGGTACCAGGCCGCGGAGATGGGGGACATCGGCCCCGCGGACACCGTGGCCGTCTTCGGCTGCGGGCCCGTCGGCCTCGTGGCCCAGCGGTGCGCATGGCTCCTCGGCGCGCGCCGGGTCATCGCCGTCGATTCGGTCGGTTACCGCCTCGATTTCGCGCGCCGGCACAACAAGGCAGAGACGCTCGATTTCAGCAAGACCCCTGACGTCGTGTCCACGCTCCGGGACATGACCGACGGCCGCGGGCCGGACGTCTGCGTCGAGGCGGTCGGCCTCGAGGCGAACGGCTCGGCGCTGCACGACGTGCTGGGCAAGGCGCTCAAGCTCGAGGCCGGATCGCCCGTCGCCCTCAACTGGGCGATCCAGTCGGTCCGCCGCGGCGGGAGGGTCTCGATCATCGGCGTCTACGGGCCGCCGTGGAACCTGGTCGACGTGGGCGCGGCCATGAACAAGGGCCTGACGATCAAGGCCGGGCAGTGCGACGTGAAGCGGTACATGCCCCGCCTGCTCGAGCACATCCGCAACGGGAACATCGACCCGAGGGCGCTCATCACCCACCGAGCTCCGCTCGATGCGGCCGCGGAGATGTACCGGGTGTTCGCGGCGAGGACCGACGGGATCCTCAAATGCGTGCTCGTTCCGCGGGGGGCCAAGTGA
- a CDS encoding sigma-54 interaction domain-containing protein, producing the protein MNRLLLTWSDAGTLGPAPAHHGRRPEGDRGPVLRLLDQEESRYDAIVVLTIPAGEAPSRALVERARARAPRIELRVVDVDDPSDHAKLFRALGKLSAQLKRAFPPAAWATDVLLSAGTPQAQTLWVILVQAGILPARMLQVIPAAFVPHPHPQPVREVRLDIEGFPEIRALREEVVRLRAEARVRDTVLVGESEPMRFLRARIARVAATDVPVLIVGETGTGKELAARAIHEHSPRARGPFIAENCSVFAEGVLASELFGHEAGAFTGAAGRRRGVFEQAHGGTLFLDEIGELSPRVQASLLRVLQDGTLRRVGGEARIELDVRVLAATHRDLGAMVEQGTFREDLYYRLRGAIIEVPPLRARGGDIEVLVDAFLDEVQSRRKGRGLKVTREALRSLYQHPWPGNVRELRAEVQRWGVFCEHTVDVGDLAPEIASPAARPASGGAGGIARATASEAGGQEVAPLAEAVASAERAAIGRALEVHQGNLSRAARALGIDRNTLKRKMAAYHLRKGGAPRDAVRGEDPKKLKPPPLPNKEKKTTNNR; encoded by the coding sequence GTGAATCGCCTCCTCCTCACCTGGTCGGACGCGGGCACGCTCGGCCCGGCGCCGGCGCATCACGGCCGCCGGCCCGAGGGCGATCGCGGGCCGGTGCTGCGGCTCCTCGACCAGGAAGAGAGCCGCTACGACGCCATCGTGGTCCTCACTATCCCGGCGGGCGAGGCGCCGTCGCGGGCGCTCGTCGAGCGGGCGCGGGCGCGCGCGCCGCGGATCGAGCTCCGGGTCGTGGACGTCGACGATCCGTCGGACCACGCGAAGCTCTTCCGGGCGCTCGGGAAGCTCTCGGCGCAGCTCAAGCGCGCCTTCCCGCCGGCGGCGTGGGCGACGGACGTCCTGCTCTCGGCCGGCACGCCGCAGGCGCAGACGCTCTGGGTCATCCTGGTGCAGGCGGGGATCCTGCCGGCGCGCATGCTCCAGGTGATCCCGGCGGCGTTCGTGCCGCACCCGCACCCGCAGCCGGTGCGCGAGGTCCGGCTCGACATCGAGGGCTTCCCCGAGATCCGCGCGCTGCGCGAGGAGGTCGTGCGCCTGCGGGCCGAGGCGCGCGTGCGCGACACGGTGCTCGTCGGCGAGAGCGAGCCGATGCGCTTCCTCCGCGCCCGCATCGCCCGGGTCGCCGCGACCGATGTGCCTGTGCTGATCGTCGGCGAGACCGGGACCGGAAAGGAGCTCGCGGCCAGGGCGATCCACGAGCACAGCCCGCGGGCGAGAGGGCCGTTCATCGCGGAGAACTGCAGCGTCTTCGCCGAGGGCGTGCTCGCGAGCGAGCTGTTCGGACACGAGGCGGGGGCCTTCACCGGGGCCGCGGGGCGGCGGCGCGGCGTCTTCGAGCAGGCGCACGGCGGGACGCTGTTCCTCGACGAGATCGGCGAGCTGTCCCCGCGGGTGCAGGCGTCTCTGCTGCGCGTGCTCCAGGACGGGACGCTGCGGCGGGTGGGCGGCGAGGCGAGGATCGAGCTGGACGTCCGCGTCCTCGCGGCCACCCACCGCGACCTCGGGGCGATGGTCGAGCAGGGGACGTTCCGCGAGGATCTGTATTACCGGCTCCGCGGCGCGATCATCGAGGTTCCCCCGCTCCGCGCGCGGGGTGGAGACATCGAGGTGCTCGTCGACGCGTTCCTCGACGAGGTGCAGTCGCGGCGCAAGGGGCGCGGGCTCAAGGTGACGCGCGAGGCGTTGAGGAGCCTTTACCAGCACCCCTGGCCGGGCAACGTGCGCGAGCTGCGCGCGGAGGTGCAGCGGTGGGGCGTGTTCTGCGAACACACGGTCGACGTGGGCGACCTCGCGCCGGAGATCGCGTCGCCGGCGGCGCGGCCGGCGAGCGGCGGCGCCGGCGGGATCGCGCGAGCGACGGCGTCGGAGGCAGGCGGCCAGGAGGTCGCGCCGCTCGCGGAGGCCGTGGCGTCGGCCGAGCGCGCCGCGATCGGGCGCGCGCTCGAGGTGCATCAGGGCAACCTCTCCCGCGCGGCGCGCGCGCTCGGCATCGACAGGAACACCCTCAAGCGAAAGATGGCGGCGTATCACCTCCGCAAAGGCGGCGCGCCGCGCGACGCCGTGAGGGGCGAGGATCCGAAGAAGCTGAAGCCGCCACCGTTACCGAACAAAGAGAAGAAGACGACGAACAACCGATGA
- a CDS encoding RtcB family protein has protein sequence MKAPADSAALPAHARLVARDDVWLEGNAVQQLARVAALPGCVRAVGMPDLHAGRGIPIGAAFAFADRVVPELIGGDAGCGVRLVATSIGRMAPDALERRARQAMDDDPLAECDPRAVFERVWERGARGLAELDGVPEALARLAAAELEDSLRPSGDASPYRAGYEGALGSVGGGNHFLEVARVGALRDPASAKALGLSAGELVVVAHSGSRGLGGALGQRWGGAVLEGDAAEPYLGELAGACRFARANRLLLAYRMLRALGASRASTITGGLDLTHNDVAREAVGGELAWVHRKGAAPARGSDFTVVLGSRGAPSWVMRSCDAEAGLRSVAHGAGRKMGRSEAREKIAARYRRRELVRTELGGRVVCDDPALLLEEHPDAYKPIEPVIESLVEAGLATPVAPLVPVLTVKR, from the coding sequence ATGAAAGCCCCCGCCGACAGCGCAGCCCTTCCTGCTCACGCCCGCCTCGTCGCCCGCGACGACGTCTGGCTCGAGGGCAACGCCGTCCAGCAGCTCGCGCGCGTCGCCGCGCTGCCCGGCTGCGTCCGCGCCGTGGGCATGCCGGACCTTCACGCAGGGCGGGGCATCCCCATCGGCGCGGCGTTCGCCTTCGCGGACCGGGTCGTCCCGGAGCTCATCGGCGGCGACGCCGGCTGCGGCGTGCGGCTCGTCGCGACGTCGATCGGCCGCATGGCGCCGGACGCCCTCGAGCGGCGCGCCCGGCAGGCCATGGACGACGATCCGCTCGCCGAGTGCGACCCGCGGGCGGTGTTCGAGCGGGTCTGGGAGCGCGGGGCGCGCGGCCTCGCCGAGCTCGACGGCGTGCCCGAGGCGCTCGCGCGGCTCGCGGCGGCGGAGCTTGAGGACAGCCTTCGCCCGAGCGGGGACGCCTCGCCGTACCGCGCGGGCTACGAGGGCGCGCTCGGCTCGGTCGGCGGCGGGAACCACTTCCTCGAGGTCGCCCGGGTCGGCGCGCTGCGGGACCCTGCGTCGGCGAAGGCCCTCGGCCTCTCCGCGGGGGAGCTCGTCGTCGTGGCGCACTCCGGCTCGCGCGGGCTCGGCGGCGCGCTCGGGCAGCGCTGGGGCGGCGCGGTGCTCGAGGGGGACGCGGCCGAGCCCTACCTCGGCGAGCTCGCCGGCGCGTGCCGCTTCGCGCGGGCGAACCGGCTCCTGCTCGCCTACCGGATGCTGCGCGCGCTCGGCGCCTCGCGGGCGTCGACGATCACGGGCGGGCTCGATCTCACCCACAACGACGTCGCGCGCGAGGCCGTGGGCGGCGAGCTGGCCTGGGTGCACCGCAAGGGCGCGGCGCCCGCCCGGGGCAGCGACTTCACCGTGGTGCTCGGGTCGCGAGGAGCGCCGTCGTGGGTGATGCGCTCGTGCGACGCGGAGGCTGGGCTGCGCTCCGTCGCGCACGGCGCGGGCCGCAAGATGGGGCGCAGCGAGGCGCGCGAGAAGATCGCGGCCAGGTACCGGCGGCGCGAGCTCGTCCGCACGGAGCTCGGCGGCCGCGTCGTGTGCGACGATCCGGCGCTGCTGCTCGAGGAGCACCCCGACGCGTACAAGCCGATCGAGCCGGTGATCGAGAGCCTTGTCGAGGCCGGCCTGGCGACCCCGGTCGCGCCGCTCGTGCCGGTGCTCACGGTGAAGCGATGA
- a CDS encoding peptide chain release factor-like protein: MSRSWVQISAGRGPIEVRRFVARLAERMEALCQERGLVVVDVTVHGDEDAPASVEILVEGDARRCLEGELGTHALVERSAARGKAARKRWFAGVAIHAAAADAGAGAGEGVDLGELEISACRASGPGGQHVNKTLSAVRIHHRPSGITVRVADERSQRANVRRGVERIAERLAERAARRVAEGEAARWSEHDRIVRGEPVRTYRVGRKSALVVEEAREGR; this comes from the coding sequence ATGAGCCGGTCGTGGGTGCAGATCAGCGCGGGGCGGGGGCCGATCGAGGTGAGGCGCTTCGTGGCGCGGCTCGCCGAGCGCATGGAGGCGCTCTGCCAGGAGCGCGGGCTCGTGGTGGTCGACGTCACGGTGCACGGCGACGAGGACGCGCCGGCCTCGGTCGAGATCCTGGTGGAGGGCGACGCGCGGCGCTGCCTGGAGGGCGAGCTCGGGACGCACGCGCTGGTCGAACGGAGCGCGGCGCGGGGGAAGGCGGCGCGCAAGCGGTGGTTCGCGGGGGTGGCGATCCACGCTGCGGCGGCGGACGCCGGGGCGGGCGCGGGCGAGGGCGTCGACCTGGGTGAGCTCGAGATCTCGGCCTGCCGGGCGAGCGGGCCAGGAGGGCAGCACGTGAACAAGACCCTGTCGGCGGTCCGGATCCACCACCGGCCGAGCGGGATCACGGTGCGCGTCGCCGATGAGCGCTCGCAGCGCGCGAACGTCCGCCGCGGCGTGGAGCGCATCGCCGAGCGGCTCGCGGAGCGCGCCGCCCGGCGCGTCGCAGAAGGGGAGGCCGCGCGCTGGAGCGAACACGACCGGATCGTCCGGGGAGAGCCGGTGAGGACGTACCGGGTGGGGCGGAAGAGCGCGCTCGTGGTGGAGGAGGCCCGGGAGGGGCGGTAA
- a CDS encoding type II toxin-antitoxin system RelE/ParE family toxin, translated as MKIVVLDEADAELTAAADWYEQEREGLGEDLLAEADRVLSAIAASPTTWPLVAGSKVVRRFLFTRFPYIAYFVIRDEHVLVLAFGHTSRMPGYWRSRLK; from the coding sequence ATGAAGATCGTCGTTCTCGACGAGGCAGACGCCGAGCTTACCGCCGCCGCGGACTGGTATGAGCAGGAGCGAGAGGGCCTCGGTGAGGATCTGCTGGCCGAGGCCGATCGTGTACTGAGTGCAATCGCGGCGAGCCCAACCACATGGCCCCTCGTTGCGGGCAGCAAGGTCGTCCGCCGGTTCCTGTTCACACGGTTCCCGTATATCGCCTACTTCGTCATCCGGGACGAGCATGTCCTCGTGCTGGCGTTTGGCCACACGAGTCGAATGCCTGGCTATTGGCGGAGCCGACTTAAATAG
- a CDS encoding addiction module protein, producing the protein MSSRNAVLAEALQLPPEERADVAKRLIASLDGPEDEDVEAAWLAEVERRLQDVDRGTASAEPWDAVRERLATRLRTNRK; encoded by the coding sequence ATGTCGTCCAGGAATGCCGTGCTTGCCGAGGCTCTGCAACTTCCGCCGGAGGAGCGAGCAGACGTCGCGAAGCGCTTGATCGCGAGCCTCGACGGACCAGAGGACGAGGACGTTGAGGCTGCCTGGCTCGCCGAGGTTGAGCGACGTCTGCAGGACGTCGACCGTGGCACGGCGAGCGCCGAGCCTTGGGACGCTGTTCGGGAACGGCTCGCTACACGTCTCCGCACGAACCGCAAATGA
- a CDS encoding cytochrome B6 — protein MSKNRPASSRTTVALAERPICRGVVALVATSLVGCGIASVWAQTSCPTPPPDAIARAQEACRVAVQRPEQRKTSHDLSDIFSARNAEPSSPVFLSQPKQGRVSGFDFYRDPLNSDKPNEDPTAIMKQEIANKPNVMRAQQKLLEQRYDLTPRFDPVAKMSRGKPLCVGPTARLQSGLTWEKLAAMPPLEIKRQGVFPYPSLPHPLQANGGQVFPKMQIAMFPRLERFDVDFDLPEAFLPEFPPAMFLSNRPELGDVSRGEVVSINNYYRLFKDLLTPVQLDGLRLLLTSFPQEEFNPTDDRKSRDPSLGVTCLDCHINGHTTGQFHLNPDMRPQERRLRLDTVSLRGVFNQQIHGSKRSLRSVEDFTEFEQRTAYFNGDAIHAMKKGMNILDRIQVSHMAQLQNMLDFPPTPKLDPATGRLDRAKATPSELRGEQIFFGKGQCGSCHAAPFYLDNQQHDLHLERFLKDEPGDGPIKTFTLRGIKDSPPYLHDGRCLTLEDTVEFFNIVLGLNLSRDEKSDLTAFMRQL, from the coding sequence ATGAGCAAGAACCGACCAGCCTCGTCACGGACGACCGTCGCGCTCGCCGAGAGGCCGATTTGCCGCGGCGTCGTCGCGCTCGTCGCGACATCGCTGGTCGGCTGCGGCATCGCCAGCGTGTGGGCGCAGACGAGCTGTCCGACCCCGCCTCCCGACGCGATCGCCCGCGCACAGGAGGCTTGCCGGGTCGCGGTGCAACGGCCGGAGCAGAGGAAGACGTCCCACGACCTCTCCGACATCTTCAGCGCGCGGAACGCCGAGCCGTCCTCTCCCGTGTTCCTGAGCCAACCGAAGCAGGGGAGGGTCTCGGGGTTCGACTTCTACCGGGATCCGCTGAACTCGGACAAGCCGAACGAGGATCCCACCGCCATCATGAAGCAGGAGATCGCGAACAAACCCAACGTCATGCGCGCTCAGCAGAAGCTCCTCGAGCAGCGCTACGATCTCACGCCCAGGTTCGACCCCGTCGCCAAGATGTCGCGCGGCAAGCCGCTCTGCGTTGGCCCGACGGCGCGGCTCCAGAGCGGGTTGACCTGGGAGAAGCTGGCCGCCATGCCTCCCCTGGAGATCAAGCGGCAGGGTGTCTTCCCGTATCCGTCGCTGCCCCATCCCCTGCAGGCGAACGGCGGCCAGGTCTTCCCGAAGATGCAGATCGCGATGTTCCCGCGGCTCGAGCGCTTCGACGTGGACTTCGATCTGCCGGAGGCGTTCCTGCCCGAGTTCCCGCCCGCGATGTTCCTGAGCAACCGGCCGGAGCTCGGCGACGTATCGCGCGGTGAGGTGGTGTCGATCAACAACTACTACCGGCTCTTCAAGGACCTCCTCACGCCGGTGCAGCTCGACGGGCTCCGGCTCCTCCTGACCTCGTTCCCGCAGGAGGAGTTCAACCCGACCGACGATCGCAAGTCGCGTGATCCGAGCCTCGGCGTGACGTGCCTCGACTGCCACATCAACGGCCACACGACGGGGCAGTTCCACCTGAACCCGGACATGCGCCCGCAGGAGCGGCGCCTCCGCCTCGACACGGTGAGCTTGCGAGGGGTGTTCAACCAGCAGATCCACGGATCGAAGCGGAGCCTGCGATCCGTCGAAGACTTCACGGAGTTCGAGCAGCGCACGGCCTACTTCAACGGCGATGCCATCCACGCCATGAAGAAGGGCATGAACATCCTCGACCGCATCCAGGTCAGCCACATGGCGCAGCTGCAGAACATGCTCGATTTCCCGCCGACGCCCAAGCTCGACCCGGCGACCGGCCGCCTCGACCGCGCGAAGGCGACCCCGAGCGAGCTGCGAGGCGAGCAGATCTTCTTCGGCAAGGGTCAATGCGGGAGCTGCCACGCGGCGCCCTTCTACCTGGACAACCAGCAGCACGACTTGCATCTCGAGCGCTTCCTCAAGGACGAGCCGGGGGACGGCCCGATCAAGACCTTCACCCTGCGCGGCATCAAGGACAGCCCGCCGTACCTGCACGACGGGCGTTGCCTGACGCTCGAGGACACGGTGGAGTTCTTCAACATCGTGCTCGGCTTGAACCTCTCGCGCGACGAGAAGAGTGATCTCACCGCCTTCATGCGGCAGCTGTAG
- a CDS encoding sensor histidine kinase — MSVVMRVDRLDTAAPTTAGAAAPILARRRKAEPLEEETELQLGLSWLLKLRWGAVAGQLMALVLVRVILALDLPYVPLLGLVTFTAATNAGLLLWGQPSTSTWRLPAVLALDVVVLTMMLAASGGASNPFTVFFLVHVALAALLLEARLAWTVVVLTVAAFAALFFIPSQHLAFHDHGRWSTHLVGMWIAYVLAAGFVAHFVGRVSRAIRGREQRLAEIASLAAQNERLATLSSFSANAAHELGSPLATIGLAAKELAIGLRREPPSCGLAADADLVCREVARCREILADISARAGESVGEMPVRVTLERVVAELHRLMSPVLIPHLRLTYDDDASSLAALVAPVKTLAQMLHNLIRNAFDAQEDADVEEPVELRIVAAERLCFHVLDRGKGIPADIQAKLGEPFVTTKADRGGLGLGVYLARAYAERTGGYLLFQARPEGGSAVELCLARDALRGEHEPGRAS, encoded by the coding sequence ATGAGCGTCGTCATGCGGGTCGACCGCTTGGATACGGCCGCTCCCACGACAGCGGGTGCAGCGGCTCCCATCCTGGCACGGCGCAGGAAAGCCGAACCTCTCGAAGAAGAAACGGAGCTTCAGCTCGGGCTGTCCTGGTTGCTCAAGCTGCGCTGGGGCGCGGTCGCCGGACAGCTCATGGCCCTGGTCTTGGTCCGGGTGATCCTCGCGCTCGACTTGCCGTATGTGCCGCTCCTCGGCCTGGTGACGTTCACTGCCGCGACGAACGCTGGCCTCCTGCTATGGGGCCAGCCGTCCACCAGCACCTGGAGACTCCCCGCGGTCCTCGCGCTTGATGTTGTCGTCCTCACGATGATGCTGGCAGCCTCTGGAGGGGCGAGCAATCCCTTCACCGTCTTCTTTCTTGTGCATGTGGCGCTCGCGGCGCTGTTGCTCGAGGCCCGGCTGGCCTGGACGGTTGTCGTCCTCACCGTCGCGGCCTTCGCCGCACTCTTCTTCATCCCGTCACAACACCTGGCGTTCCATGATCACGGGCGTTGGTCGACGCACCTCGTCGGGATGTGGATCGCCTATGTCCTCGCAGCAGGGTTCGTGGCGCACTTCGTCGGGCGTGTGTCGCGAGCGATCCGGGGGCGGGAACAGCGCTTGGCAGAGATCGCCAGCCTCGCGGCGCAGAACGAGCGTCTCGCCACGCTCTCGAGCTTCTCCGCGAACGCGGCGCACGAGCTCGGCTCACCGCTCGCCACCATCGGCCTCGCCGCGAAGGAGCTGGCGATCGGGCTGCGACGCGAGCCTCCGAGCTGCGGGCTAGCCGCGGACGCCGACCTGGTGTGTCGCGAGGTGGCGCGTTGCCGCGAGATCCTCGCCGACATCTCCGCACGCGCGGGCGAGTCCGTCGGCGAGATGCCGGTTCGGGTGACGCTTGAACGGGTGGTCGCGGAGCTCCATCGTCTCATGTCCCCGGTGCTCATCCCGCATCTTCGCCTCACGTACGACGACGACGCCAGCAGCCTTGCCGCCCTCGTGGCCCCGGTCAAGACCCTCGCGCAGATGCTCCACAACCTGATCCGCAACGCGTTCGACGCCCAGGAGGACGCCGATGTCGAAGAGCCTGTCGAGCTGCGCATCGTCGCGGCCGAGCGCCTCTGCTTCCATGTGCTGGACCGGGGGAAGGGGATTCCGGCGGACATCCAGGCGAAGCTAGGTGAGCCCTTCGTGACGACGAAGGCGGACCGCGGCGGCTTGGGGCTCGGCGTCTATCTCGCGCGGGCCTACGCGGAGCGTACCGGCGGATACCTGCTCTTCCAGGCTCGGCCAGAAGGGGGCTCCGCCGTGGAGCTCTGCCTCGCTCGCGATGCGCTGCGGGGGGAGCATGAGCCAGGCCGTGCATCGTGA
- a CDS encoding response regulator transcription factor — translation MSQAVHREHGHEDEGRSVLVVDDEDAFRDRLVRALAERGFEAVGVPSAEEAIRHAQLETPECAVVDLRMPRTSGLHAVRKLHELDPTTRIVVLTGYGSIATALDAVRSGAVHYLTKPADIDEIVAAFDHDGSPADEPPPTSVPSLERVEWEHIDRVLVSCGGNITRAAALLGLHRRSLQRKIGKRPGPR, via the coding sequence ATGAGCCAGGCCGTGCATCGTGAGCACGGCCATGAGGACGAGGGCCGCTCTGTCCTCGTGGTCGATGATGAGGATGCCTTTCGTGACCGTCTCGTGCGTGCGCTCGCAGAACGAGGCTTCGAGGCGGTCGGAGTGCCATCCGCCGAGGAGGCGATTCGCCACGCTCAGCTCGAAACTCCTGAGTGCGCAGTCGTCGATCTCCGCATGCCGCGCACGTCGGGCCTCCATGCCGTGCGGAAGCTCCACGAGCTCGACCCCACCACCCGCATCGTGGTCTTGACCGGTTACGGCAGCATCGCGACGGCCCTGGATGCAGTTCGGTCGGGGGCCGTCCACTATCTGACGAAGCCCGCCGACATCGACGAGATCGTCGCGGCGTTCGACCACGACGGGTCGCCCGCCGACGAGCCGCCGCCGACCTCCGTGCCGTCGCTCGAACGTGTCGAGTGGGAACACATCGACCGCGTGCTCGTGAGCTGCGGCGGCAACATCACCCGTGCAGCGGCGCTTCTCGGGCTGCATCGTCGCTCCCTGCAGCGCAAGATCGGTAAGCGCCCGGGCCCGCGGTGA
- a CDS encoding cytochrome c, whose product MDLPVFHLDFLNNRMLIAIIAVLHVVINHGMAVGGIPLVAYLERRGVQTGDESWDALAHRLLSFFFIVTTTVGALTGVGIWLSASLVNPYAIGSLIRVFFWTWFTEWLVFVTEVVLILAYYLSWKRWTGPRKRAHVKLGAALSIASWITMALIVSILGFMMDPGSWRTDRTLFSGMFNPIYLPQLAFRTPLAMVMAGAFGLAALLWVTKRGSALRARAVRSIAHWSLLWTLPCVAGGWWYARVVPAAMQANIPVALLTQLLEGWARTALWVLGGACIAIALVMAWGAARPASLRRWAFVVPAVLTVLLLGTFERVREFVRKPYAIAGYLYANGLREEDYPLLQRDGLLAHATYTAVRRITPENELEAGREIFNLACTRCHTVDGVNGIRGLLEGMYSNRDSWDYAEPWRRDAIASYIGAMHNARPFMPPFPGNEQEKQALAAWLESLQTQRDVIEGAQVTGVAAPPRPKRRSDGTLAVDP is encoded by the coding sequence ATGGACCTGCCTGTATTCCACCTCGACTTCCTCAACAACCGCATGCTCATCGCGATCATCGCGGTGCTGCACGTGGTCATCAACCATGGGATGGCAGTCGGTGGCATTCCGCTGGTGGCTTACCTCGAACGACGGGGCGTCCAGACCGGCGATGAGTCCTGGGACGCTCTGGCGCACCGCCTCCTCTCCTTCTTCTTCATCGTCACGACGACCGTCGGCGCGCTCACCGGCGTGGGCATCTGGCTCTCCGCGTCGCTCGTGAACCCGTACGCCATCGGGAGCCTGATCCGGGTCTTCTTCTGGACGTGGTTCACCGAATGGCTCGTGTTCGTGACCGAGGTCGTTCTCATCTTGGCCTACTACCTGAGCTGGAAGAGGTGGACCGGGCCGCGCAAGCGGGCGCACGTCAAGCTGGGCGCTGCGCTCTCCATCGCCTCATGGATCACGATGGCGCTGATCGTGTCCATCCTCGGATTCATGATGGACCCCGGCTCGTGGCGCACCGACCGAACGCTCTTTAGCGGGATGTTCAACCCGATCTACCTGCCGCAGCTCGCGTTCCGCACCCCCCTCGCCATGGTCATGGCAGGCGCGTTCGGCCTCGCCGCGTTGCTGTGGGTCACCAAGCGCGGATCGGCGCTTCGCGCGCGAGCGGTGAGGTCGATCGCCCACTGGTCCCTGCTCTGGACGCTCCCGTGCGTCGCGGGCGGCTGGTGGTATGCGCGCGTCGTCCCCGCGGCGATGCAGGCGAACATCCCCGTCGCGCTCCTCACGCAGCTGCTCGAGGGATGGGCGCGCACTGCGCTGTGGGTGCTAGGTGGCGCCTGCATCGCTATCGCGCTCGTGATGGCCTGGGGGGCCGCTCGTCCGGCTAGCCTCCGTCGCTGGGCGTTCGTCGTGCCCGCGGTGCTAACCGTCCTGCTCCTCGGCACGTTCGAGCGCGTGCGCGAGTTCGTTCGAAAGCCGTACGCGATCGCCGGGTATCTGTACGCGAACGGGCTCCGTGAGGAAGACTATCCGCTGCTGCAGCGCGACGGGCTCCTCGCGCACGCGACGTACACGGCGGTCCGCCGGATCACGCCGGAGAATGAGCTCGAGGCCGGGCGCGAGATCTTCAACCTCGCATGCACGAGATGTCACACGGTCGACGGTGTGAACGGCATCCGCGGGCTCCTCGAAGGCATGTACAGCAACCGAGATTCGTGGGACTACGCGGAGCCCTGGCGGCGTGATGCCATCGCCAGCTACATCGGGGCGATGCACAACGCGCGGCCCTTTATGCCGCCATTCCCCGGGAACGAACAGGAGAAGCAGGCTCTCGCAGCGTGGCTCGAGAGCCTTCAGACCCAGCGCGACGTTATCGAAGGAGCGCAGGTCACGGGGGTCGCGGCACCACCGCGGCCGAAGCGACGAAGCGACGGAACGCTCGCCGTCGACCCGTGA